A single region of the Neodiprion pinetum isolate iyNeoPine1 chromosome 5, iyNeoPine1.2, whole genome shotgun sequence genome encodes:
- the LOC124219143 gene encoding BTB/POZ domain-containing adapter for CUL3-mediated RhoA degradation protein 3 produces the protein MLSLTLDTINISPSSSSSAAALIPGGEIVMSGDHKTVMKGNPSQYVKLNIGGSLHYTTIGTLTKHDTMLRAMFSGRMEVLTDCEGWILIDRCGKHFGTILNFLRDGSVPLPESVKEMAELLAEAKYYCIGELAESCEQALQRKEREAEPICRVPLITSQREQQLLISNTTKPVVKLLINRHNNKYSYTSTSDDNLLKNIELFDKMSLRFSGRVLFIKDVIGSSEICCWTFYGHGRKVAEVCCHSIVYATDKKHTKVEFPEARIYEETLNILLYEHRNVPDQELMQATSSRGAVGGGPPCTSDEEEGERSGLARLRSNKQNTN, from the exons ATGTTGAGTCTGACGCTCGATACAATTAACATATcaccatcatcgtcatcatccgCGGCCGCGTTAATACCTGGCGGCGAAATCGTTATGTCGGGGGATCACAAAACTGTCATGAAAGGAAACCCGTCGCAGTACGTCAAATTAAACATTGGCGGTTCCCTTCATTACACCACCATTGGCACGCTCACCAAACATGACACTATGTTGCGAGCTATGTTTAGCGGTCGGATGGAGGTTCTTACAGATTGCGAAG GCTGGATCCTAATCGATCGGTGTGGCAAGCACTTTGGCACGATCTTAAACTTTTTGCGGGACGGTTCAGTTCCGCTACCTGAGAGTGTGAAGGAGATGGCAGAGCTGCTGGCCGAGGCAAAGTATTATTGCATCGGCGAGCTGGCTGAGTCGTGCGAACAAGCGCTCCAGCGGAAGGAGCGGGAGGCTGAACCCATCTGCAGGGTTCCACTTATCACCTCCCAACGTGAGCAGCAACTCCTTATCAGCAACACAACAAAACCTGTTGTTAAATTGCTGATTAATCGTCACAACAACAAGTACTCTTACACGAG TACATCAGATGACAatctgttgaaaaatatagaacTGTTTGACAAGATGTCGCTCAGATTTAGCGGCAGGGTTTTGTTCATTAAGGACGTAATTGGGTCGAGTGAAATTTGTTGCTGGACTTTTTATGGACATGGTCGTAAGGTTGCCGAAGTTTGTTGTCATTCTATCGTCTACGCGACAGATAAAAAACATACAAAG GTTGAGTTCCCGGAAGCGCGTATCTACGAAGAGACGTTAAATATCTTACTTTACGAGCATCGAAATGTACCTGATCAGGAATTAATGCAGGCAACATCTTCACGTGGTGCTGTGGGAGGAGGGCCTCCTTGCACTTCAGACGAGGAAGAAGGAGAACGATCGGGACTTGCCCGACTGCGATCAAATAAGCAAAACACTAACTGA
- the IFT20 gene encoding intraflagellar transport protein 20 homolog — MADSLGKYGLFIDDLSKIRVLEPEISNQTNKLKEECQNFVSKITEFQKSSDDFIQIVDNLANEVEKEKMRTIGARNLLRSVAKQRDAQRQQIQALIIEKSTELERLRVQYDSLKKIELEQLETIEQLTAN; from the exons ATGGCCGACTCGCTGGGAAAATATGGGTTATTCATCGATGATTTGAGCAAGATACGGGTACTGGAGCCAGAAATATCGaatcaaacaaataaattgaaagaGGAGTGTCAGAATTTTGTTTCCA aaataacAGAGTTCCAAAAGAGTTCCGACGACTTCATTCAGATCGTCGACAATTTGGCGAAtgaagttgaaaaagaaaagatgcGGACTATAGGGGCGCGTAACTTGTTGCGCTCAGTCGCTAAACAGAGAGATGCACAGAGACAGCAAATTCAG GCTCTTATAATTGAAAAGTCAACGGAACTGGAGCGGCTACGGGTGCAGTAcgattcattgaaaaaaatcgaactgGAACAACTAGAAACTATAGAGCAATTGACCGCGAATtga
- the LOC124219136 gene encoding probable protein phosphatase CG10417 isoform X2 has product MSFASPEYTSISDAHNCCLNFDKDVSLFAVYDGHGGHEVATYCAQKLPQFIKDTDAYKNGDIEQALKEAFLGFDATLAKPEIVTVLKEIAGASCGAKEKTEAEDSDEEENVCNLRMEAAMPLEQVMAKYQSEVANPALKALKKEKDGKPASPYLRARRGARDKAGSSSLLTAGCSSSSSWHDNEADVSSSSSQLCGSTSIAASAAKVTPECIGSSEAEQVLDSTTSNGESGVVTSPKVTETVKSSDMPDSSEDIKEHVSPSKAQVQPTTNDTEVNGTGGKAEHQGADSSKGGGDNVTSSSCSTVENGEAEQQERISSSGRRRPVNYELLCVNDGSEEDDDDEEDETFDGLPESDDEDDDTEDVDNVDDDDDNDDDDDSDEDDMDPDDDDDECTMDMTEKPGSDSGCTAVVAVLAGRELYVANAGDSRCVLCRNGQAVELSLDHKPEDQPEMQRIVKAGGKVTADGRVNGGLNLSRALGDHSYKQNAALPPQEQMISAEPDIKTATIDPEQDEFMVLACDGIWNFMSSQDVVQFVSTRFKQGYETISQICEELFDHCLAPNTLGDGTGCDNMTAVIVRFKKPSAPIPTTTEASDMTSIATENKKRPASPIPLANEGNISTGEETTPESKRQKTETV; this is encoded by the exons ATGAGCTTTGCGAGCCCCGAGTACACATCCATCTCC GACGCGCACAATTGCTGTTTAAACTTTGACAAAGATGTGTCGCTGTTCGCTGTTTATGACGGTCATGGTGGACACGAAGTGGCGACTTACTGCGCCCAGAAATTGCCTCAGTTCATTAAAGACACGGACGCTTATAAGAATGGGGACATTGAGCAGGCCTTGAAAGAAGCGTTCCTAGGGTTCGATGCGACGCTCGCCAAGCCAGAAATTGTGACGGTATTGAAGGAGATAGCTGGGGCGAGTTGCGGAgctaaagaaaaaacagaggCTGAAGATTCTG ATGAAGAGGAAAATGTATGCAACCTTAGAATGGAGGCTGCCATGCCGCTTGAGCAAGTGATGGCAAAGTATCAGTCGGAAGTTGCCAATCCAGCGTTAAAAGCactgaaaaaggaaaaagatgGCAAACCGGCTAGCCCTTACTTGCGAGCACGAAGAGGCGCAAGGGATAAGGCTGGTTCTTCGTCTCTCTTGACTGCCGGCtgctcttcctcctcctcttgGCACGACAACGAGGCTGACGTCAGTAGCTCCAGCAGCCAGCTGTGCGGATCAACCTCAATCGCTGCCTCTGCTGCCAAGGTGACACCGGAATGCATCGGTAGTAGCGAGGCAGAGCAGGTTTTGGATTCAACGACTAGTAACGGAGAATCGGGAGTTGTTACATCACCCAAAGTTACAGAGACGGTCAAGTCCAGTGATATGCCCGACAGCTCTGAGGATATCAAGGAACATGTGTCTCCCAGCAAAGCTCAAGTACAGCCTACCACCAACGATACAGAAGTTAACGGGACTGGGGGAAAAGCCGAACATCAAGGTGCGGACAGCAGTAAAGGAGGAGGCGACAATGTAACAAGCAGCTCTTGTTCAACGGTGGAAAACGGCGAAGCCGAGCAGCAGGAAAGAATCAGCAGCAGCGGTCGAAGGAGGCCCGTCAATTATGAATTACTTTGCGTTAATGACGGCAGTGAggaggacgacgacgacgaggaagacgagacCTTCGACGGTCTTCCTGAAAG TGATGACGAAGATGATGATACAGAGGATGTTGACAATGttgatgacgacgatgacaatgatgatgatgatgacagCGATGAAGATGACATGGACCCtgatgatgacgacgatgaaTGTACCATGGATATGACAGAAAAA CCTGGCTCAGATAGCGGATGTACCGCAGTAGTGGCTGTACTAGCAGGACGGGAGTTGTATGTTGCGAATGCGGGAGATTCCCGATGCGTTCTTTGTCGTAACGGGCAAGCTGTTGAGCTGAGTCTTGATCACAAGCCTGAGGATCAGCCGGAAATGCAGAGAATCGTTAAAGCAGGTGGAAAGGTTACTGCAGATGGCCGTGTTAACGGTGGTTTGAACCTCTCTAGAGCGTTAGGAGACCACTCCTATAAGCAGAACGCAGCACTTCCTCCTCAAGAGCAAATGATCTCTGCTGAACCAGACATTAAAACAGCTACAATTGATCCTGAACAAGACGAATTCATGGTACTTGCCTGTGATggaatttggaatttcatGTCTAGCCAAGATGTCGTGCAGTTCGTTAGTACCAGATTTAAACAGGGGTATGAGACTATTTCTCAAATTTGCGAAGAG CTCTTTGACCATTGTCTTGCACCGAATACTCTTGGTGACGGAACCGGCTGTGACAATATGACTGCTGTAATAGTACGTTTTAAGAAGCCAAGTGCTCCGATACCAACTACGACCGAGGCATCTGATATGACATCAATCGCAACGGAGAATAAGAAAAGACCGGCATCACCAATTCCTTTGGCAAACGAAGGTAACATATCCACAGGTGAAGAAACGACGCCAGAATCTAAGCGTCAAAAGACCGAGACTGTCTAG
- the LOC124219136 gene encoding probable protein phosphatase CG10417 isoform X1 — MGAYLSEPITDKVSSDEVGDSLAFGASSMQGWRISQEDAHNCCLNFDKDVSLFAVYDGHGGHEVATYCAQKLPQFIKDTDAYKNGDIEQALKEAFLGFDATLAKPEIVTVLKEIAGASCGAKEKTEAEDSDEEENVCNLRMEAAMPLEQVMAKYQSEVANPALKALKKEKDGKPASPYLRARRGARDKAGSSSLLTAGCSSSSSWHDNEADVSSSSSQLCGSTSIAASAAKVTPECIGSSEAEQVLDSTTSNGESGVVTSPKVTETVKSSDMPDSSEDIKEHVSPSKAQVQPTTNDTEVNGTGGKAEHQGADSSKGGGDNVTSSSCSTVENGEAEQQERISSSGRRRPVNYELLCVNDGSEEDDDDEEDETFDGLPESDDEDDDTEDVDNVDDDDDNDDDDDSDEDDMDPDDDDDECTMDMTEKPGSDSGCTAVVAVLAGRELYVANAGDSRCVLCRNGQAVELSLDHKPEDQPEMQRIVKAGGKVTADGRVNGGLNLSRALGDHSYKQNAALPPQEQMISAEPDIKTATIDPEQDEFMVLACDGIWNFMSSQDVVQFVSTRFKQGYETISQICEELFDHCLAPNTLGDGTGCDNMTAVIVRFKKPSAPIPTTTEASDMTSIATENKKRPASPIPLANEGNISTGEETTPESKRQKTETV, encoded by the exons ATGGGGGCCTACTTGTCAGAGCCAATAACCGATAAAGTATCGAGCGACGAAGTGGGCGACTCTCTAGCATTCGGCGCCAGTTCCATGCAAGGCTGGCGAATCAGTCAAGAG GACGCGCACAATTGCTGTTTAAACTTTGACAAAGATGTGTCGCTGTTCGCTGTTTATGACGGTCATGGTGGACACGAAGTGGCGACTTACTGCGCCCAGAAATTGCCTCAGTTCATTAAAGACACGGACGCTTATAAGAATGGGGACATTGAGCAGGCCTTGAAAGAAGCGTTCCTAGGGTTCGATGCGACGCTCGCCAAGCCAGAAATTGTGACGGTATTGAAGGAGATAGCTGGGGCGAGTTGCGGAgctaaagaaaaaacagaggCTGAAGATTCTG ATGAAGAGGAAAATGTATGCAACCTTAGAATGGAGGCTGCCATGCCGCTTGAGCAAGTGATGGCAAAGTATCAGTCGGAAGTTGCCAATCCAGCGTTAAAAGCactgaaaaaggaaaaagatgGCAAACCGGCTAGCCCTTACTTGCGAGCACGAAGAGGCGCAAGGGATAAGGCTGGTTCTTCGTCTCTCTTGACTGCCGGCtgctcttcctcctcctcttgGCACGACAACGAGGCTGACGTCAGTAGCTCCAGCAGCCAGCTGTGCGGATCAACCTCAATCGCTGCCTCTGCTGCCAAGGTGACACCGGAATGCATCGGTAGTAGCGAGGCAGAGCAGGTTTTGGATTCAACGACTAGTAACGGAGAATCGGGAGTTGTTACATCACCCAAAGTTACAGAGACGGTCAAGTCCAGTGATATGCCCGACAGCTCTGAGGATATCAAGGAACATGTGTCTCCCAGCAAAGCTCAAGTACAGCCTACCACCAACGATACAGAAGTTAACGGGACTGGGGGAAAAGCCGAACATCAAGGTGCGGACAGCAGTAAAGGAGGAGGCGACAATGTAACAAGCAGCTCTTGTTCAACGGTGGAAAACGGCGAAGCCGAGCAGCAGGAAAGAATCAGCAGCAGCGGTCGAAGGAGGCCCGTCAATTATGAATTACTTTGCGTTAATGACGGCAGTGAggaggacgacgacgacgaggaagacgagacCTTCGACGGTCTTCCTGAAAG TGATGACGAAGATGATGATACAGAGGATGTTGACAATGttgatgacgacgatgacaatgatgatgatgatgacagCGATGAAGATGACATGGACCCtgatgatgacgacgatgaaTGTACCATGGATATGACAGAAAAA CCTGGCTCAGATAGCGGATGTACCGCAGTAGTGGCTGTACTAGCAGGACGGGAGTTGTATGTTGCGAATGCGGGAGATTCCCGATGCGTTCTTTGTCGTAACGGGCAAGCTGTTGAGCTGAGTCTTGATCACAAGCCTGAGGATCAGCCGGAAATGCAGAGAATCGTTAAAGCAGGTGGAAAGGTTACTGCAGATGGCCGTGTTAACGGTGGTTTGAACCTCTCTAGAGCGTTAGGAGACCACTCCTATAAGCAGAACGCAGCACTTCCTCCTCAAGAGCAAATGATCTCTGCTGAACCAGACATTAAAACAGCTACAATTGATCCTGAACAAGACGAATTCATGGTACTTGCCTGTGATggaatttggaatttcatGTCTAGCCAAGATGTCGTGCAGTTCGTTAGTACCAGATTTAAACAGGGGTATGAGACTATTTCTCAAATTTGCGAAGAG CTCTTTGACCATTGTCTTGCACCGAATACTCTTGGTGACGGAACCGGCTGTGACAATATGACTGCTGTAATAGTACGTTTTAAGAAGCCAAGTGCTCCGATACCAACTACGACCGAGGCATCTGATATGACATCAATCGCAACGGAGAATAAGAAAAGACCGGCATCACCAATTCCTTTGGCAAACGAAGGTAACATATCCACAGGTGAAGAAACGACGCCAGAATCTAAGCGTCAAAAGACCGAGACTGTCTAG